The following nucleotide sequence is from Pseudomonas putida S13.1.2.
AGCGTAGCGCGGTCGCCCAGGTCTTCACCCTGCTTGAAATACGCAGCCAGTAACCGCTCCAGCAGTGCTTCTACCTGTGCTTCACTGCCCAGCTCACTGGCGTGAAGCAACAGGCGATGGGCGTCGGCGGTATTGGGCATGCGCTCGATGCGGCTGAATTCGATCTGCTCGCCGACGGCGCTGGCCGCTTCGCGCACCTGGGCCTGACGTTGCCGCACCGCCTGATCGCTGCCCAGGCGTCGCCGGTAGAACTCGGCGAACGGCTGGCCGTCGAATGGCAGCTCAGGCAACAGTTGCACGCCCTGCCAGGCCAGGTTGACCTCGACCTCTGGCTGCGCTGCCTTGAACTGCACCAGGGCGGCTTGAAATTGCCGGCGGCCTACCAGGCACCACGGGCAGATAAAATCGAAGTACACATCAATCGACAACGAACGCTTCACGAACGGGCCTCCAGTTCTGGCTGGACAGGTGCCTGGGCGGTTTCACCGAGCTGAAGGCGTGCCATGTCCAAGTGATAGTGACGCTTGGCATAAATGAACACCGCTGCAGCGCCGATGCTGATCAACGGCACTAGCTGGAATGCCGACTGCAAGCCGATCAGGTCAGACACCT
It contains:
- a CDS encoding DsbA family oxidoreductase, which gives rise to MKRSLSIDVYFDFICPWCLVGRRQFQAALVQFKAAQPEVEVNLAWQGVQLLPELPFDGQPFAEFYRRRLGSDQAVRQRQAQVREAASAVGEQIEFSRIERMPNTADAHRLLLHASELGSEAQVEALLERLLAAYFKQGEDLGDRATLLRIAEQCGFAPEALAGSLRGDGLPFVSASADIAGRGVPCFVFDDRLQVVGAQPAEALLEAMHLAVSGLAEREA